A single region of the Nitrospirota bacterium genome encodes:
- a CDS encoding ATP-binding protein — translation MLTGILIALCLALIGLGLYTVRLAVSRNDLAHFLKELASGNFDARLSPTRNRRLDAAAKDIIAAMDRIKERLDFAEQERQRMEAILRGMSDGVLITDARGVIILANDTFRRLLAVGEPIEGRQIAEVLRNAELIEMVLNAVSFCDMMSGEIAVTRAEREKHLIATAVPIFAESRVSGMVLTLHDVTRLKQLEEMRRDFVANVSHEIKTPLTAIKGFAETLLDGAIEDREHALRFLSMIRNHSERLNSLVNDLLTLSRIELGDVPVGKGQVDFGQVVDTVFMTLKDKADPKGLFLKKSIPGGVRTIAADRDKLIQIVLNLVDNGIKFTEAGGVTVGIDETGGRVTLYVQDTGIGIPPKHIHRLGERFYRVDSARSRELGGTGLGLAIVKHLVTAQQWKMRIESSPDGTRVNIIIDKYL, via the coding sequence GTGCTTACCGGTATCCTCATAGCGCTCTGCCTCGCGCTTATCGGCCTGGGCCTGTACACCGTCCGCCTGGCCGTCTCCCGCAACGACCTCGCCCACTTCCTGAAAGAGCTCGCTTCGGGAAATTTCGACGCGCGCCTTTCTCCCACGCGGAACCGCAGGCTGGACGCTGCGGCGAAAGACATTATCGCGGCAATGGACCGGATAAAAGAACGGCTCGACTTTGCCGAGCAGGAACGGCAGCGCATGGAGGCGATCCTCCGCGGCATGTCCGACGGGGTCCTGATCACCGATGCCCGGGGGGTGATCATCCTCGCCAACGACACCTTCAGGAGGCTGCTCGCCGTCGGCGAGCCTATCGAGGGAAGGCAGATCGCCGAGGTGCTGCGCAATGCGGAGCTCATCGAGATGGTGCTGAACGCGGTGAGCTTCTGCGATATGATGTCGGGAGAGATAGCCGTAACGCGCGCTGAGAGGGAGAAGCATCTCATCGCAACCGCGGTCCCCATCTTTGCAGAGAGCAGGGTGAGCGGAATGGTGCTCACCCTCCACGATGTGACCCGGCTGAAGCAGCTCGAAGAGATGCGCAGGGATTTTGTGGCGAACGTGTCCCACGAGATCAAAACCCCGCTCACCGCGATCAAGGGTTTTGCAGAGACGCTCCTCGACGGCGCGATCGAGGACCGGGAGCATGCGCTGCGGTTCCTCTCGATGATCAGGAATCACAGCGAGCGGCTGAACAGCCTCGTCAACGACCTCCTCACCCTCTCGCGGATAGAGCTCGGCGATGTCCCGGTCGGGAAGGGACAGGTCGATTTCGGGCAGGTCGTCGATACCGTCTTCATGACCCTCAAGGACAAGGCGGACCCCAAAGGACTCTTCCTCAAAAAGAGCATTCCCGGGGGAGTCAGGACGATCGCTGCCGACAGGGATAAGCTGATACAGATCGTCCTCAATCTCGTCGACAACGGCATCAAATTCACGGAAGCAGGCGGGGTCACGGTCGGCATCGACGAGACCGGCGGGAGGGTGACCCTCTACGTCCAGGACACGGGGATCGGGATCCCGCCGAAGCATATCCACCGCCTCGGCGAGCGCTTCTATCGTGTTGACAGCGCCCGCTCGCGGGAGCTGGGAGGCACCGGCCTCGGCCTCGCCATCGTCAAGCACCTCGTGACGGCGCAGCAGTGGAAGATGCGGATCGAGAGCAGCCCCGACGGCACACGGGTGAACATCATCATCGATAAATACCTGTGA
- a CDS encoding MarC family protein: MDIVYSYLLTLIPLMVAIDAPGVMPIFLSMTEGMGTGERRRIARQSVFTAFMVTSLFIFLGTAVFNVLGILVEDFMIAGGILLLAISIADMLIAETKGATGSPDLGIVPLGTPLLAGPATIATSLLLVGSYGYIPVFLSLVLNMLLAWFIFNRAELIIRLIGVSGTRAIARLASLLLAAIAIKMIRTGVTTILKS; this comes from the coding sequence ATGGATATCGTGTACTCCTATCTCCTCACGCTCATCCCGCTGATGGTGGCGATCGATGCGCCCGGCGTCATGCCGATCTTCCTCTCGATGACCGAGGGCATGGGCACTGGAGAGAGACGGCGGATAGCGCGGCAGTCGGTATTCACCGCGTTCATGGTGACCTCGCTCTTCATCTTCCTCGGCACGGCCGTATTCAACGTCCTGGGCATCCTCGTCGAGGACTTCATGATCGCGGGAGGGATTCTCCTGCTCGCCATATCCATTGCGGACATGCTCATCGCGGAGACGAAGGGAGCGACCGGCTCGCCGGACCTCGGCATCGTCCCCCTCGGCACCCCCCTGCTCGCCGGGCCTGCGACTATCGCCACCTCGCTGCTCCTGGTGGGGAGCTACGGCTATATCCCCGTCTTCCTCTCCCTTGTCCTGAACATGCTCCTCGCATGGTTCATTTTCAACAGGGCCGAGCTGATCATCAGGCTCATCGGGGTCAGCGGCACGAGGGCCATTGCCCGGCTCGCCTCCCTGCTCCTCGCCGCCATCGCGATAAAGATGATCAGGACCGGCGTGACGACCATCCTGAAGTCCTGA